The proteins below are encoded in one region of Triticum aestivum cultivar Chinese Spring chromosome 1B, IWGSC CS RefSeq v2.1, whole genome shotgun sequence:
- the LOC123103156 gene encoding secreted RxLR effector protein 161-like, whose product MECRLKLKKEDGSKPFDATLYRSVIGSLRYLVHTRPDIAHAVGIVSRFMEAPRTSHWAAVKQILRYVQGTKQYGCRYTAGNGSATLLGYSDSDHAGDLVDRKSTSGQVFFLGQNPVSWTSQKQKVVAISSCEAEYVAAAAATCQGIWLSRLVAELLGTKPEKFTLLVDNKSAIALAKNPVFHDRSKHIDVKFHFIRDCVEERVLEIEHVGTQNQLADILTKALGRVRFFEIRQKLAVMEGSWNT is encoded by the coding sequence ATGGAGTGTAGGCTGAAACTGAAGAAGGAGGACGGGTCCAAGCCGTTTGATGCCACTCTGTACAGAAGCGTGATCGGGAGCTTGCGGTATTTGGTCCACACTCGGCCAGATATAGCCCACGCTGTTGGGATTGTCAGCCGCTTCATGGAGGCTCCAAGAACTAGCCATTGGGCTGCAGTGAAGCAAATACTGAGGTACGTTCAAGGCACTAAGCAGTATGGATGTCGCTACACAGCAGGAAATGGGAGTGCAACACTTCTTGGATACAGCGATAGTGATCACGCCGGGGATTTGGTTGACCGCAAGAGTACATCAGGGCAAGTTTTCTTCCTTGGGCAGAACCCTGTCAGTTGGACCTCCCAGAAGCAGAAGGTTGTGGCGATCAGCTCGTGTGAAGCAGAATATGTCGCGGCTGCAGCAGCTACTTGTCAGGGCATTTGGCTGAGCCGTCTTGTTGCTGAACTGCTGGGGACTAAGCCAGAAAAGTTCACTCTGCTGGTGGACAATAAATCTGCAATAGCACTAGCAAAGAATCCCGTTTTTCATGATCGGAGCAAACACATCGACGTGAAGTTTCATTTCATTCGAGATTGCGTCGAGGAGAGGGTACTGGAGATCGAGCATGTGGGAACCCAAAATCAGCTGGCTGATATTCTAACTAAGGCACTGGGAAGAGTGCGCTTCTTTGAGATTCGTCAGAAGCTGGCGGTCATGGAGGGGAGCTGGAATACATGA